In Borrelia turicatae 91E135, the following are encoded in one genomic region:
- a CDS encoding ImmA/IrrE family metallo-endopeptidase, whose product MKSNNFSSYIKAPYIYSDYIISKYAVLLIPVPIIKIAIGEGLKVFEISFEDKYKNFAGYIKPNKKTIYINETMNLQNKRFAIAQQLGHYLMHKYQVFNPSKRTDTINTQDNQMTIEANIFAANLLIPTTTLRLKVFQYKSIKYPQKVMAKEFQVSENIIHFKLSMLNEIHRLEKENKIQKKLKVKQIDRARAKELLLQNVDKLKESIAIDLEKKENTRKESIKKIFEELE is encoded by the coding sequence CTGATTATATAATCTCAAAATACGCTGTATTACTAATACCAGTACCAATCATAAAGATTGCCATAGGAGAAGGACTTAAAGTATTTGAAATTTCATTTGAAGACAAATACAAAAATTTTGCCGGATACATTAAACCAAACAAAAAAACTATATATATAAACGAAACAATGAATCTACAAAACAAAAGATTTGCAATAGCACAACAACTTGGCCATTATCTAATGCATAAATATCAAGTTTTTAATCCATCAAAGAGAACAGATACGATTAATACTCAAGATAACCAAATGACAATAGAAGCCAACATATTTGCAGCAAACTTATTAATCCCAACTACCACTTTAAGACTAAAAGTATTTCAATATAAATCGATAAAATATCCGCAAAAAGTAATGGCAAAAGAATTTCAAGTATCTGAAAATATAATACACTTTAAGTTAAGCATGCTGAACGAGATTCACAGACTTGAGAAAGAAAACAAGATACAAAAAAAACTAAAAGTTAAGCAAATAGATAGAGCAAGGGCTAAAGAGCTTTTACTGCAAAATGTAGATAAGCTAAAAGAATCAATAGCTATAGATTTAGAAAAAAAAGAAAATACAAGAAAAGAAAGCATAAAAAAAATCTTCGAAGAACTAGAATAA